Below is a genomic region from Methylobacterium sp. FF17.
GCGGGCGGCTGGTCGCCAACGTGGTGACCCTGGAGGGCGAGGCGGTGCTGCTCGGGGCCTTCGCGCAGCGGGGCGGCAGCCTCAAGCGCCTCGGCGTGGCCCATGCCGACCCGGTCGGCCCCCTCCATGGCTGGCGCGCCGCGATGCCGGTGACGCAATGGGCCTGGGTCAAGCGATGAGCACCGCCCCCGACATCGTCGCCGGGCTCGGGTTCCGCCACGCGACCCCGGCGGCGGAAATCGTCGCCCTGGTGGAGCGCGCCTTCCGCGAGGCGGCCCTGCCGCTCGCGCGCCTGCGCCACCTGGCCACCGCCGCCGACCGGGCCGGCGAGCCCGCGATCCGCGCGGCCGCCGCGCAGTTCGGCCGCGCCCTGGTCCCGGTCCCGCCCGAGGCCCTGGAGGCGGCGGATGAGGGGGTGGTCACCCGCTCCGCGCGGATCGTCGCCGCCCGCGGGGTCGGCTCGGTGGCCGAGGCGGCGGCGCTGGCCGCCGCCGGCCCGGGTGCGACCCTGCGGACCCCCCGAATCGCCAGCGCCGGGGCGACCTGCGCCCTTGCGCTTCGCGCGCAATCCGTCACGCAGGCGCCATGACCGTTCACTTCATCGGCGCCGGCCCGGGTGCCGCCGACCTCATCACGGTGCGCGGGCGCGACCTCATCGCCCGCTGCCCCGTCTGCCTGCATGCGGGCTCCCTGGTGGCGCCCGAGATCCTGGGCTGGTGCCCACCGGGCGCCCGCATCGTCGATACCGCGCCCCTCGACCTCGACGCCATCGTCGCCGAATGCGCCGCCGCCCACGCAGCCGGGCAGGAGGTCGCCCGCCTGCATTCGGGCGACCTCTCGATCTGGAGCGCGCTGGCCGAGCAGACCCGCCGGCTGACCGAGGCCGGCATTCCCTTCACGGTGACGCCGGGCGTGCCGTCCTTCGCCGCCGCCGCCGCCCTCCTGCGGCGCGAACTCACGGTGCCGGGCCTCGCGCAATCCGTCGTCCTCACCCGCACCACGGGCCGCGCCAGCGCCATGCCGGAGCGCGAGACCCTGGCCGCCTTCGCGGCCACGGGGGCGACCCTGGCGCTGCATCTCTCGATCCACGTCATCGACGCGGTGGTGGCCGAGCTGACGCCGTTCTACGGGGCGGAGTGCCCGGCGGCGGTGGTGTTCCGCGCCACCTGGCCCGACGAGCGCGTGCTCACCGGAACGCTGGCGACCATCGCCGGCGAGGTCGCGCGCGCCGGGCTGGAGCGCACCGCCCTGATCCTGGTCGGCCCCGCCCTGGACCCGTCGGGGTTTCGCGAGAGCGCCCTCTATTCGACCGACTACGACCGGCGCTTCCGCCCGACCCGCGAGACCGTTCTGGCCGCGCGCGCGGACAGAGACCGGCGTTGAGCGTCCCCGGCCTCCTCGTCGCCGCGCCCCGGTCGAGTTCCGGCAAGACCACGGTGACGCTGGCCCTGATGCGGGCGCTCAGCCGGCGCGGCCTCGCCGTGCGCGGCGCCAAGTGCGGGCCGGACTACATCGATCCGGCCTTCCACTGGGCGGCCACAGGCCATCCGAGCTTCAACCTCGACAGCTTCGCGATGCCGGAGGCCATGCTCGACGCGGTGGCGGCGCGGGCCGCCGTCGGGGCCGACCTCGTGGTGGCGGAGGGCTCCATGGGGCTGTTCGACGGCATCGTCGCCTCGGAAGGCCGCACGGGCGCCAACGCCGACATCGCGGCCCGCTACGGCTGGCCGGTGATCCTCGTCCTCGACGTCTCCGGCGCGGCGCAATCCGCCGCCGCCCTCGCGCTGGGCTGCCGGGCCTACGACCCCCGCATCCGCATCGCCGGCGTCATCCTCAACAAGGTCGCGAGCCCCCGCCACCGCCGCCTGGTGGAGGCGGGCCTGAGCCGCATCGGCATGCCGGTGCTCGGCGCCCTGATGCGCGACGCCAGCCTCGTCCTGCCCGAGCGCCATCTCGGCCTCGTCCAGGCGCGGGAGACCGGCGACCTCGAGGCCCGCCTCGACCGGCTGGCGGACCTCGCCGAGGCGGGGCTCGACCTCGACGCGATCCGGGCCGCCGCCGCCGGGGCCGCGCCGCCCCCCGGCGCGGGCATCCTGCCCCGGCCGCCGGGCCAGCGCATCGCCATCGCGTCGGATGAGGCCTTCTCGTTCCTCTACCCGCACATGGCGGCGGGCTGGCGGGCGGCGGGCGCCGAACTCGTCCCGTTCTCGCCGCTGGCCGACGAGGCCCCGCCGGCCGGATGCGACGCCTGCTGGCTGCCCGGCGGCTACCCCGAACTGCATGCGGGGCGCCTCGCGCAGGCGCAGCGGTTCCTCGGTGGCCTGCGGGCTTTCGCGGCGACCGGGCCGGTGCACGGCGAGTGCGGCGGCTACATGGTGCTGGGCGAGAGCCTGGAGGACGCCGCCGGGGAGACCCACGCCATGGCGGGCCTGCTGCCCGTGGCGACCTCCTACAAGGCGCGCCGCCTGCACCTCGGCTACCGGGTCGCGACCCTCATCGCCGACGGCCCCCTCGGCCGGGCCGGGGATCGCCTCGTCGGGCACGAGTTCCACTATGCCAGCGAGCGGAGCGACGCGCCGACGCCGGAGACCGCCCTCGCCGCCGTCACCGACGCGGAGGGCGTCGCCCTCGGACTCGCCGGCCACCGCCGGGACCGGACCACGGGGAGCTTCTTCCACCTCATCGGCTGACGGCGCGACCGCCGGGTTTTCCGGAGGCTCGTACCGGATCCCGTTGACGGCTTGAGGGCCCCTCCCGAGGCCCCATGGGTTCCCTCTGCTTCCAGGCAGGGCGATCAGGTTGTCTGCCCCGGGCGCGGTGGTGACGGCTGGCGCTATCCGGCGTTCGAACCACGACGGCGTCCCCTCCCCCTTGCGGGGAGGGTCAGGGTGGGGGTGCCGGCACGCCGGTTCTGAGTTTCCGCGAACCGGATCGCCAGGAGTGCTTCAGCTTCCGAAGTAAGGCGCCGGCACCCCCACCTCCGGCTCCTCCCCGCAAGGGGGAGGAGAGCGGTGCTGGACCTTTGTAGGCTTGCGCTCGTGCGATCGGTTTCCCTGCCCCGAAGGCGGACGTGAAGGCCGGC
It encodes:
- the cobM gene encoding precorrin-4 C(11)-methyltransferase — its product is MTVHFIGAGPGAADLITVRGRDLIARCPVCLHAGSLVAPEILGWCPPGARIVDTAPLDLDAIVAECAAAHAAGQEVARLHSGDLSIWSALAEQTRRLTEAGIPFTVTPGVPSFAAAAALLRRELTVPGLAQSVVLTRTTGRASAMPERETLAAFAATGATLALHLSIHVIDAVVAELTPFYGAECPAAVVFRATWPDERVLTGTLATIAGEVARAGLERTALILVGPALDPSGFRESALYSTDYDRRFRPTRETVLAARADRDRR
- a CDS encoding cobyrinate a,c-diamide synthase; its protein translation is MSVPGLLVAAPRSSSGKTTVTLALMRALSRRGLAVRGAKCGPDYIDPAFHWAATGHPSFNLDSFAMPEAMLDAVAARAAVGADLVVAEGSMGLFDGIVASEGRTGANADIAARYGWPVILVLDVSGAAQSAAALALGCRAYDPRIRIAGVILNKVASPRHRRLVEAGLSRIGMPVLGALMRDASLVLPERHLGLVQARETGDLEARLDRLADLAEAGLDLDAIRAAAAGAAPPPGAGILPRPPGQRIAIASDEAFSFLYPHMAAGWRAAGAELVPFSPLADEAPPAGCDACWLPGGYPELHAGRLAQAQRFLGGLRAFAATGPVHGECGGYMVLGESLEDAAGETHAMAGLLPVATSYKARRLHLGYRVATLIADGPLGRAGDRLVGHEFHYASERSDAPTPETALAAVTDAEGVALGLAGHRRDRTTGSFFHLIG
- a CDS encoding cobalamin biosynthesis protein, giving the protein MGLGQAMSTAPDIVAGLGFRHATPAAEIVALVERAFREAALPLARLRHLATAADRAGEPAIRAAAAQFGRALVPVPPEALEAADEGVVTRSARIVAARGVGSVAEAAALAAAGPGATLRTPRIASAGATCALALRAQSVTQAP